Proteins from one Podarcis raffonei isolate rPodRaf1 chromosome 1, rPodRaf1.pri, whole genome shotgun sequence genomic window:
- the DAGLA gene encoding diacylglycerol lipase-alpha isoform X1, which yields MPGIVVFRRRWSVGSDDLVLPAIFLFLLHTTWFIILSVVLFGLAYNPNETCSLNLVDHGRGYLGILLSCMIAEVAIIWLSMRGSILYTEPRDSMQYVLYVRLAILVIEFIYAIVGIVWLTQYYSSCNDVTAKSVTLGMVVCNWVVILSVCITVLCVFDPTGRTFVKLRATKRRQRNLRTYNLRHRLEEGQASSWTRRLKVFLCCTRTKDSQSDAYSEIAYLFAEFFRDLDIVPSDIIAGLVLLRQRQRAKRSAVLDEANNDILAFLSGMPVTRNTKYLDLKNSQEMLRYKEVCYYMLFALAAYGWPMYLMRKPTCGLCRLARSCSCCCLCPSRPRYAPGVTIEEDNCCGCNAIAIRRHFLDENMSSVDIVYTSCHDAVYETPFYVAVDHEKKKVVISIRGTLSPKDALTDLTGDAERLPVEGHHGTWLGHKGMVLSAEYIKKKLEQEMVLSQAFGRDLGRGTKHYGLIVVGHSLGAGTAAILSFLLRPQYPTLKCYAYSPPGGLLSEDAMEYSKEFVTAVVLGKDLVPRIGLSQLEGFRRQLLDVLQRSNKPKWRIIVGATKCIPKSELPEEQEVNSVTSHRLWTHPSDLTIALSASTPLYPPGRIIHVVHNHPAEQCCCCDQEEPTYFAIWGDNKAFNEVIISPAMLHEHLPYVVMEGLNKVLENYNKGKTALLSAAKVMVSPTEVDLNPELIFQNQPLPRPSVQIGIGDIVVDRRNSSTKSKAHSEISLEGFYETKLLSPVQKDPVELLLLDTKERLSVELQDRRAPLATMESLSDNESIYSFDSRRSSGFRSIRGSPSLHAVMEKDETHCFYIDPAIPEENPSLSSRTELLAADSLSKHSQETQPPEALHNSGDTTPQRRCSDGGAGSDADHVSFTAQEELTLQNGRLSDDPSPQVLEFAEFIDSLFNLDSKSSSFQDIYCMMVSDSTSDFAEMPKSVSDQEILLRAQYEPNLVPKPPRLFAGSTDPSSGISVSPSFPLSSSGELMDLTPTGMSSQECLATDKIRTSTPTGNMTSPAKQEDCMISAL from the exons CCATCCTGGTGATTGAGTTTATCTATGCTATTGTGGGCATTGTTTGGTTAACCCAGTACTACAGCTCCTGCAATGATGTTACTGCCAAGAGTGTCACTTTGG GAATGGTCGTCTGCAACTGGGTCGTCATTCTGAGTGTTTGCATCACTGTCCTGTGCGTCTTTGATCCAACAGGAAGAACTTTTGTCAAACTGCGAGCCACAAAGAGGAGGCAGCGTAACTTGAGGACGTACAACTTGAG GCATcgtttggaggaagggcaggctagCAGCTGGACCCGACGGCTCAAAGTTTTCCTCTGCTGCACACGAACAAAAGATTCCCAGTCA GATGCCTACTCTGAAATTGCATATCTCTTTGCTGAGTTTTTCCGAGATCTTGACATAGTCCCATCTGATATCATAGCAGGCCTGGTACTTCTGCGCCAACGACAGAGGGCAAAACGCAGTGCAGTACTGGATGAA GCAAACAACGATATTCTAGCTTTCTTGTCGGGGATGCCAGTAACCAGGAACACTAAATATCTGGACCTGAAAAACTCA CAAGAGATGCTGCGATACAAAGAGGTTTGTTACTATATGCTCTTTGCTTTGGCTGCCTATGGCTGGCCCATGTATTTGATGAGGAAACCTACCTGTGGACTTTGTCGCCTGGCCAGATCTTGCTC atgCTGTTGTCTCTGCCCCTCTCGGCCACGTTATGCACCTGGTGTCACAATTGAGGAAGATAATTGCTGTGGCTGCAATGCTATCGCCATCCGTCGCCACTTTCTTGATGAAAACATGAGCTCTGTGGACATTGTGTACACTTCCTGTCATGATGCG GTCTATGAAACTCCCTTCTACGTTGCTGTTGATCATGAGAAGAAGAAAGTGGTCATCAGTATCCGAGGAACTTTATCCCCAAAG GATGCTCTGACTGACCTGACTGGAGATGCTGAGCGTCTCCCTGTGGAAGGTCATCATGGAACCTGGCTTGGACACAAG GGGATGGTGCTGTCTGCTGAGTACATCAAAAAGAAACTAGAGCAGGAGATGGTGCTCTCTCAGGCCTTTGGGCGTGATTTG ggCAGAGGAACAAAACACTACGGCCTAATTGTTGTGGGCCATTCCTTAGGGGCAGGCACAGCTGCCATTCTGTCCTTCCTGCTGCGTCCTCAGTACCCGACTCTAAAGTGCTATGCCTACTCTCCCCCAGGTGGCCTCTTAAG tgaggatgcaatggagtaCTCCAAAGAGTTTGTTACAGCAGTTGTGCTAGGCAAAGACCTAGTCCCCAG GATTGGGCTCTCACAACTGGAGGGATTTCGCCGGCAGCTTCTTGATGTTCTGCAGAGAAGTAACAAACCAAAG TGGAGAATCATTGTGGGTGCCACAAAATGCATTCCCAAGTCTGAGCTCCCTGAAGAGCAAGAAGTGAATTCCGTAACCAGTCACCGCCTCTGGACCCATCCTAGCGACTTAACCATCGCCCTGTCAGCAAGCACACCACTCTATCCTCCTGGGCGCATCATTCATGTTGTTCACAATCATCCTGCTGAACAGTGCTG CTGCTGTGATCAGGAGGAACCCACATACTTCGCCATTTGGGGAGACAACAAAGCATTTAATGAAGTGATAATTTCCCCAGCAATGCTACACGAACACCTGCCTTATGTGGTCATGGAGGGTCTTAACAAG GTACTGGAGAATTATAACAAAGGCAAAACAGCCTTGCTTTCTGCAGCCAAAGTGATGGTGAGTCCTACAGAAGTGGACCTCAACCCGGAGTTAATCTTCCAGAATCAGCCTCTGCCTAGGCCTTCTGTGCAGATTGGAATTGGAGACATAGTAGTGGACAGAAGGAACAGCAGCACTAA GAGTAAGGCTCACTCTGAAATCAGTTTGGAAGGGTTTTATGAGACCAAGCTTCTATCTCCAGTGCAGAAGGATCCTGTGGAGCTGCTGCTTCTAGATACCAAGGAACGCCTGTCTGTTGAACTGCAGGACCGGCGTGCTCCTCTTGCTACAATGGAGAGCCTGTCGGATAATGAATCCATCTACAGCTTTGATTCAAGGCGTTCCTCTGGTTTTCGTAGCATCCGCGGCTCACCCAGCCTCCATGCAGTCATGGAGAAAGATGAGACTCACTGTTTTTATATCGACCCAGCAATCCCTGAGGAAAACCCCTCCCTCAGCTCACGGACAGAGCTGCTTGCTGCTGACAGCCTCTCCAAACACTCCCAGGAAACTCAGCCTCCTGAGGCCCTGCACAACAGTGGAGACACCACTCCTCAGCGGCGTTGCAGTGACGGCGGTGCTGGCAGCGATGCAGACCACGTTTCCTTCACTGCTCAGGAGGAACTGACCCTCCAGAACGGGAGGCTCAGTGATGACCCCAGTCCGCAAGTGTTGGAGTTTGCCGAGTTTATAGACAGCCTCTTTAATCTGGACAGCAAAAGCAGCTCCTTCCAGGACATCTACTGCATGATGGTATCGGACAGCACTAGTGATTTTGCTGAGATGCCCAAGTCTGTCAGTGATCAGGAGATCCTGCTAAGAGCACAGTATGAGCCCAACTTAGTCCCAAAGCCCCCCAGGTTATTTGCGGGCTCAACAGATCCCTCCTCAGGCATATCagtttccccttctttccctctGAGTTCTTCTGGAGAGCTTATGGACCTCACTCCTACAGGCATGAGTAGCCAGGAATGTCTGGCCACTGACAAAATCCGGACTTCCACTCCCACTGGCAATATGACCAGCCCTGCCAAACAAGAGGACTGCATGATCTCAGCCCTCTAG